The DNA sequence GTCCAGCCGGAGCCAAAGTTGTTGGCGGCGCTGGTGTTGAAGGCTTCCTTGAACTTGTCGAAAGAGTCGAAGGTGCTGTTTATGGCATCGGCGACCGGGCCGGTGGGTTCGCCGCCGCCATTGGGGCTCAGGCAGTTCCAGTAGAAGGTGTGGTTCCATATCTGAGCGGCGTTGTTAAAGGTGCCTCCGGAGGCAGTTTTCACAACTTCTTCAAGGCTTTTGCCTTCGAACTCAGTACCGGGAACCAGGCCGTTCAGCTTGTCGACGTAGGTTTTGTGGTGCTTGCCGTAATGGTACTCCAGAGTTTCCCGGGAGATCTGTGGGGCGAGTGCATCCATCGCGTAGGGAAGTTCAGGTAATGTAAAAGCCATGATGGTCATCCTTTGGTTACAACGATAAAGGCGCCTTGGATGTGTTGTTACAACAACAGGCATCCGTTTGGCGGAAAGATTTATTCCAGGTGGACGCGGTCGGAGCGGGGAAGTATTGCGAATGGACAGCCCGGTAGTCGATGCCACCAGGTTATCCGGAAAACCTTCCAAGAGTCTGCCGAGAAAAGTTGGCGCCCATTGGACGGGTTAGTATAGCAAACATTGGATGGAAAAGCCTGGCCAGGACAGGATTTACCGTGCCCTGCTTCAGGGCAAAAGCCAGGATTGGCGGGGGCTTTTTTATCTTCATGGCATTTTGTGACAGAATTAAATAGACATGGTGGGTGATTCCGGTTGCTATAATTACGGCGTCGGGGGATTTATCCATAGCCCAACAAGTGCTCAAATGCTTTAATGAAAAAAAACCAAATATAACAATCATTCGCTGTCTGTAAGGAGATTCACATGGAATTCATTAACTTCCTCATCCGCTGGGGGCATCTGCTGTTCGGTATTACCTGGATTGGCATGTTGTACTACTTCAATTTTGTGCAGGGTGGCTATTTCAAGCAGGCTACCCCAGAAGCGCTGGCCGATGCCAAAGCCAAGCTTGCACCCAACGCCCTGTGGTGGTTCCGCTGGGGCGCCATGTTCACGTTTATAACCGGTGTTTTATTACTGGGTGGCCTATCCCACAACAACCAATTCAATAACTCCATTGTCATCGCGGCCCTTATGGGTACGTTGATGTTTCTGAACGTCTGGCTGATTATCTGGCCAAATCAGCAAGTCGCCTTGGGCATGAAGGAGGGTGATGGACCCGCAGCTGGTGCCAAGGCCTTGCTGGCGTCGCGTACGAATGTCCTGTTTTCCGGACCTATGGCATTTGGCATGCTGGCAAGCCCTCACGCATCACAGTGGGGTGGAAGTGGTTACGGCACTGGTGTTGGCGGGATCGACCTGATTGTCTGCATCGTGATCATTGCTGCGCTCGAAGTAAATGCGCTGATGGGTAAACAAGGCCCCATGGCATCAGTGAAAGGCGTTATTCATGCAAGTCTCGGCCTGACGGTGGTGCTGTTTGGTATCCTCTACTATTTGTAAGCACTGCATGACATAAAAAAGCCGGCCCTGGGGCCGGTTTTTTTGTGCTTGAGACGTATATAATAACGCGCTCCGCTCGGCGGGTGTGTCCATACTTGAACGATGTTTTGTAACCAAAGGTTAACGCTATCATGACAGACAGGGATTTTAAGCGTTTTGATCCAATCGTTCCGGAAAGTGATGACCGTATTGGTCGATCCTCGGGTGGTTCGGTTGATGACGGCCGCAGGCGAGCAGCGAAACGGCCGCCACCGTCTGATTCGCACGGTGGTGGATCAATCGGCGGAGTCTGGAAGCTTTTGGTGCTGGTGTTGTTGCTGGGTCTTGCAGGAATGGGCTATATGCTGGTTCAGGAGAAAGCTCGCCTGGCGCAATTGCAGTCCCGCTTTGACGAGCTGGAAGCCAAGATCGTATCCACGGATGAATCGCTCAATCAGTCTGGCGCTACCCTGGGTATGAAAATACGCGAACACACTGAGGCACTGGATAAGCACTGGTCGGAAATTCGTAAATTGTGGGGTGTTTCTTACGATACAAATCGTAAAACTATTGATACAAACAGCAAAACTATCGAATCCCAGGGCGCAACCCTTGCTGCGCAGAATAAGGCCATTAACGGTTTGCAGGCCTCTGCTGGGGCCCGCAAAAAGGAGATAGCCGCGCTTGCCAGTAAAGTTGACAAGGCCGGCCAGTCGGTGGAAACCGCAGCGAGTTCTGCCATGGCAGCCAAGCTGGAGGTGAACGATTTGGCGAGTCAGTTGCAGGATATTACTGCACGTCTCAATGCGGTCGATAAAACGGCCAAGGATTCCAATGCCCGGACTGCGGCAAATGAAGAGGCAATTCGTGCAATTGATGCCTACCGGCTTCAGGTCAATCGCGATCTGCAGTTGATCAAACAGCAGTTGGGCGCCCCCCCAGGCTGATCGCCAGGAACTGAAATTATTTCGGATAGATTACCCTTGAGAGAGTGACATGACTGTAATTCGACAAGACGATCTGATTGATAGTGTGGCCGATGCGCTGCAATTTATTTCTTACTACCACCCGGTGGATTTTATCCAGGCGGTAAATGAGGCCTATGAGCGTGAGGAATCCCAGGCGGCGAAGGACGCCATGGCCCAGATTCTGATCAATTCCCGCATGTGCGCCATGGGCCACCGTCCGATCTGTCAGGACACCGGCATCGTCAACGTGTTCGTCAAGGTCGGGATGAACGTCCAGTGGGAGGGTGATCTGAGTGTCACCGATATGATCAACGAAGGGGTGCGCCGCGCGTACAAACACCCGGATAACGTGTTGCGGGCCTCTGTACTGGCAGACCCGGACGGCGCCCGCAAGAACACCGGTGATAACACTCCGGCGGTGATCAATTACGAAATTGTGCCCGGCGATACCGTCGAGATCGACGTGGCGGCCAAAGGCGGCGGCTCCGAGGCGAAATCCAAGTTTGCCATGCTCAATCCCTCCGACTCCGTGGTCGAGTGGGTGCTGGAACAGGTGCCGAAAATGGGAGCCGGTTGGTGTCCGCCGGGGATGCTCGGTATCGGCATTGGTGGCACCGCCGAAAAAGCCATGCTGTTGGCGAAAGAGTCACTGATGGAGCCAATCGATATTCAGGAATTGCGAGCCCGTGGCGCATCCTGTCGCGCGGAAGAGCTGCGTCTGGAGTTGTTTGAGAAGGTGAATAACCTGGGCATCGGCGCGCAGGGATTGGGCGGTCTGACTACTGTGCTGGATATCAAGGTCAAGGATTTTCCCGCCCACGCAGCCAACAAGGCGGTGGCGTTGATTCCCAATTGTGCTGCCACACGCCATACCCATTTCACGCTGGACGGCTCCGGGCCAGCCTATCAGACGGCACCGGATCTCAATGATTGGCCGGACATTGCCTGGGAGGTCGGCGACAGTGTGCGTCGGGTCAATCTGGATACCGTCACCCGGGAGGATATCAAGGCCTGGAAAACCGGTGAAACTCTTCTGTTGTCCGGCAAAATGCTGACCGGGCGCGATGCCGCCCATAAACGAATGGTGGACATGCTGGCCAACGGCGAAAAACTGCCGGTGGATATGACGGGTCGGTTTATCTATTACGTGGGTCCTGTGGACCCTGTCAGGGATGAAGTGGTGGGTCCCGCCGGTCCAACCACCGCAACCCGGATGGATAAATTTACCCGTACCATGCTGGAGCAGACCGGGCTGATCGGTATGATCGGCAAAGCCGAGCGCGGGCCGGTGGCGATTGAAGCGATCCGCGATAATGAGGCCGTTTATCTGATGGCGGTGGGCGGTTCCGCCTACCTTGTGTCCAAAGCGATTACCGGTGCGAAGGTGGTGGCGTTTGAAGATCTCGGCATGGAGGCGATCTACGAATTCGAGATTGTCGATATGCCGGTGACTGTGGCGGTGGACTCGAAAGGCGAGTCGGTTCACCAGACTGGTCCAAAGATCTGGCAGGCCCGTATCGAAGAGCGCGCGTTGGTAATTTGACCGGTTGATTAGACAATCTTTTCTGTAAAAAGAGCGTCATAACAGGAAAAAAAACCGGAGATGTAGTAAACTCAACACAGTTACTGTTGTAACAAGGCGAGGAGCCTAGTTTTATTAAATTGGAATTTATGGTGGATATGATGAAGAAGATTTCAGCTGTAATGGGTACATTACTTTTAGCCGTATCTGTGTCAGCGACAGCGCAGACACCGGAAGGTTTATATTTGGGTCCGTCACTCGGTTACTACTATCTGGATAGTGAGCGTGTTATCAGCGGACATGATGAATCGGGTGTTTTGGGTCTGAACCTTGGTTACCGTTTTTCAAATGACTGGGCTATTGAAGCGAGCTACGGTCACGATATCGCTGATGCGGATCTCGAAGTTTCACAGATCAACGCCTACTACTGGTTTGGTGAAGACAATGGTGGCTGGCGTCCTTACATGCTGGCAGGTGCAAGCTACTATGATCGCAGTGGCAGCAATGAAAATAACCTGCAGTCCGAAGAAAAATATACCCATCAGCTGCAAGTTGGTCTCGGCCTCTCCAAAATGATTGCCGAGCAATGGGAATTTCGTGGGGATGCACGTTTGCATAGCAAGGTGCGCGAAGGCGGTTTCCAGGGCGTTAACGATGCTTCCGTCAACTTTGCTGTAAATTACTACTTCAACAAGCCGATTGCCCCGGTTGTTGCCGAGCCTGCCCCGGCCCCTCAGCCAGAACCGCCGGCACCAGAGCCCGAAAAACGCACCATCACGATTCGTCTGAACGTTGAATTTGAATTTGACAAGGCAATCGTTCGTGCCATCTACGGTGATGAACTGCAGGCAGTGGCCAGTGCGATGAAAGTGCACGATGACATTACTCTGGAACTCGAAGGTCATACTGACTCACGCGGCCCTGACGAGTACAACCAGACCTTGTCAGAAGACCGCGCTGCAGCGGTTAAAGCAAAAATCGTTGAAGATTACGGCATTGCTGCAAACCGCATTACCACTAGCGGCTACGGTGAAACCCGTCCGATTGCCGATAACAACACCGACGAAGGGCGTGCCCGGAACCGTCGTGTGGTCGGTGAAATGACTTACACCGAAGTGGTTAAATAAGCCGGGATTGATACGGTTTATTGCACGAAACTAACGGCGTCCTCGGACGCCGTTTTTCGTTGAAGACTATGTGGGGGCGGCGGACATTGGTGTGAACACACTTTACTGGCACGATTACGAAACCTTTGGCATTGATCCCGCCCGCGATTGTCCTTCACAGTTTGCCGGGATCCGCACCAATGAATCACTGGAGATTATCGGGGAGCCGTTGCGACTGTATTGTCGGCCACCCCTGGATCGTCTGCCTTCTCCCATGGCGTCACTGGTGACAGGCATTACACCTCAGGATGCTCTCGATAAAGGCGTACCAGAGCGTACTTTCATTGAGCAGATTCACCGTGAATTGTCAGTCCCCGGCACCTGTGGTGTTGGTTACAACAGTATCCGGTTTGATGATGAAGTGACTCGTTATACACTTTATCGGAATTTCTATGACCCCTATCAGCGGGAATGGAAACAGGGCAATTCCCGCTGGGATATTATCGATATGATCCGGCTTGCCAGAGCACTGCGGCCCGACGGTATCGAGTGGCCCGATTACGACGATGGTTCTCCCTGTTTTAAACTGGAACAACTCACTCTGGCCAATGGCATCAGCCATGAGTCGGCCCATGATGCCCTGTCGGATGTTATGGCGACCATAGCCATGGCAAGAGTTGTTCGGGAGAAACAGCCACAGCTGTACCAGTATGTTTATGAGCACCGCCTGAAACACAAGGTGGCTGAACTGATTGATCTCAATCACCGCAAACCTTTCTTACATGTTTCCGGGAAGCTACCCAGGGAAAATGGCTATACGGCGCTTATGATGCCCCTCGCCCGACATCCAGTGAACAAGAATGCCATCATCTGTTTTAACCTGATGGGAGATGCTCGCGCGCTGATGGAACTTTCCCCGGAGCAGATCAGTGAACGACTCTTCACGCGCACGGATGCATTGCCCGAGGGGGTGGCCCGGATACCCTTGAAAGGGGTGCAGTTGAACCGTTGTCCGGTCGTGGCAACGCCGCGGTTGATGGATGCTGCGGCTGCGCATCGGCTGGGTATCGATCTTGCGAGATGCGAAAGACAATGGCGGCTGCTGCTTGAACAGGATTTGACCGCCAAGTTGGCAGCGGTTTTTTCAAGCCAGCAATATGAGCCCTGTGACAATGCTGAACAGGCCCTCTATGAGGGTTTCGCCAGTGAGGCCGACAAGGCACTTTTTCCGGTGGTGAGATCTGCCAGTCCCAGCGAACTGGCCAGTGATACCATACATTTTCAGGATCGGCGCTATCGTGACTTGTTGTTCCTGTATCGAGCGAAAAATTTCCCCGACACTCTCACTGATGAAGAGCAAAACTGTTGGCAGGAGTGCCGCTTTCAACAGTTGACCAATGGCAGGGGCGGCTATCTCTCGCTGAACGATTTTTACGCGCAGATAGAAGCGTTGCACGACAGGGAAGATTTGTCCGAACGGGACAGAACTATTCTCTACGCTCTGCAAGAGTGGGGCGAGCAAATTTTATAGTGGGTGGGCAGCTGGTTCACACCTGACAAAGTCGCTAAAATGCAGCGGTTTTGTTATTCATCTAGGGGCAGTGTGTGGAATTCAAAGGCGCCAGTATTCTTTCCATCAGTCAGTTTGAGCGCAATGATATTGATCGGATTTTCCGGGTGGCCGATCGCATGGAGCCCTACGCGCAGCGGCAGAAAATCACCCGTGTACTGGAAGGCGCAATCCTCGGCAATATGTTTTTTGAGTCGAGCACCCGAACGCGGATCAGCTTTGGCAGTGCCTTCAATCTCCTCGGCGGTGAGGTGCGTGAGACGGCCGGTTTCGAGGCGTCGGCCCTGACTAAGGGTGAGTCCCTGCAGGATACGGCACGGGTACTATCCGGTTTTAGCGACATAATCTGCCTGCGCCATCCCCAGTCCGGTTCTGCAGCGGCCTTCGCCTCCTCCAGCCGGGTTCCGGTGATCAATGGAGGTGACGGCAGCAATGAACACCCCAGTCAGGCGTTACTGGATCTTTATACCATTGAAAAAGAGCTGAAAGGTCGCGGACGCCAGCTGGACGGACTACGGGTTGCCATGATCGGTGACCTCAAGCATGGCCGTACGGTACATTCCCTGTGCCGGTTGCTGATGCTGTTCCGGCACATTTCAGTGGAGCTGGTTTCCCCGAGGGAGCTGGCCATGCCCAGGGAACTGGTGGAGGAGATGCGCACGGCGGGAATCAAAGTGGACGAATCAGACCGGCTTGAGCCGAGCATTGCGCATGTGGACATTGTCTACTCCACACGCATTCAGGAAGAACGTTTTTCCAGTAAGGATGAGGCGGACCTGTATCGCGGACGGTTTCGTCTGAACCAGGCGATTTATACCTCGAACTGTGAACCCAATACCGTCATTATGCATCCGCTGCCGCGAGACTCCCGGGCGGAAGCCAACGAGCTGGATTGTGATCTGGACAGCAATCCGAATCTGGCTATTTTTCGTCAGACGGACAATGGCCTGCTGGTAAGAATGGCCCTGTTTTCAATGATTCTGGATGTCACCCACCTGGTGGAAAAATACGCCACTGAGGTCTGTTGGTATAACCCGCGCTTGTCACCCTGATCCATCCCACGGCCTTTCCTGTGGGCAGTCGATAATAATTTATTACCATGCAGGTCCTATGAACGAATTTGACGATATTCGTCCCTACTACGATAGCGAAGTGCCAGATGTGCTGGCCCGCCTGGCCATTGACCGGGAATTCATCGATACGCTGATGTCCATCAAATATCGGCGTCTGGGTCGCTGGATGCCCTGGCTGATGCGACCACTGATCAGCCGTGTACTCAGAAAAGCCTTTGCCAAAATTGATAATGTACGGGATTTTCAGGAAGCCGTGGGCACCAGCATGGCCAACCTGCTACGCAATATTGGTACCGAGGTAACCGTATCGGGACTGGAGAAGTTGGACCCGGACTCGGCTTATTTGTATATCAGCAACCATCGTGACATCGCCATGGACCCGGCGTTTGTCAATTTTGTGCTCTACCACAACGGCCGCGATACGGTGCGAATTGCTATTGGTGACAATTTATTGACCAAAGATTTTACGTCCGATCTGATGCGCATCAACAAAAGTTTCATCGTCAAACGCTCCCCGGTAGGGCGGCGGGAAAAACTCACTGCGCTGGTACAACTGTCGCGCTACATCCGTTTTTCCCTGCTTGAAGAGCGGGCTTCTGTGTGGATAGCACAACGGGAGGGTCGAGCAAAGGACGGTGTGGATAAAACGGAAAAAGCCCTGTTGAAAATGCTCTCATTGAGCAAGACCAAGGAGCAGAGTTTTGCCGAAGCCATCCGTGAATTAAAGGTAGTGCCAGTGGCCATTTCCTATGAGCTGGATCCGCTGGATGAGGCGAAGGCCAAAGAGCTGTATACCCGTCAAACAGCGGGGGCTTATGAAAAAGAGGCACATGAAGACCTGCTGAGCATCTATCAGGGTATTGTGGGGCGCAAGGGCGCTGTCCATGTGGCTTTTGGTGATCCGCTGGACAGATCAATCGACTCTCCTGAGGCCATGGCCGAAGCAGTGGACCGGCAAGTTATCGGTAATTACCACCTGCAACCTACCAACCTGATTGCCTATCAGAAACTGGAAGGCGATTCACCGCAACTGGCTCACTGGAAAGCGCAGCATCCCTGTGACTGGGCGAGGGAAACCCGGGCTTTTGAGGGGCGCATCCTCGCCATGCCGGAGGCCTATCGGGAGATTGTGCTGGATATGTATGCCAACCCGGTGCGCAGCAAACTGAAACTCGGTCTGGTTTAGGCGTGCTGGAAGAGGAGCTGAGAAACACTATCCAGGGAGGCTACCGCGCTTTTCTCGACAGCAACGGTTTGCGGCCCCGGTTGGGCCAGAAG is a window from the Porticoccus hydrocarbonoclasticus MCTG13d genome containing:
- a CDS encoding Fe-Mn family superoxide dismutase; this translates as MAFTLPELPYAMDALAPQISRETLEYHYGKHHKTYVDKLNGLVPGTEFEGKSLEEVVKTASGGTFNNAAQIWNHTFYWNCLSPNGGGEPTGPVADAINSTFDSFDKFKEAFNTSAANNFGSGWTWLVKKADGSVAIVNTSNAGTPLTDDSVTPLLTVDVWEHAYYIDYRNSRPNYLEAFWKLVNWQFVNSNFA
- a CDS encoding antitermination protein NusG — encoded protein: MEFINFLIRWGHLLFGITWIGMLYYFNFVQGGYFKQATPEALADAKAKLAPNALWWFRWGAMFTFITGVLLLGGLSHNNQFNNSIVIAALMGTLMFLNVWLIIWPNQQVALGMKEGDGPAAGAKALLASRTNVLFSGPMAFGMLASPHASQWGGSGYGTGVGGIDLIVCIVIIAALEVNALMGKQGPMASVKGVIHASLGLTVVLFGILYYL
- a CDS encoding fumarate hydratase, with translation MTVIRQDDLIDSVADALQFISYYHPVDFIQAVNEAYEREESQAAKDAMAQILINSRMCAMGHRPICQDTGIVNVFVKVGMNVQWEGDLSVTDMINEGVRRAYKHPDNVLRASVLADPDGARKNTGDNTPAVINYEIVPGDTVEIDVAAKGGGSEAKSKFAMLNPSDSVVEWVLEQVPKMGAGWCPPGMLGIGIGGTAEKAMLLAKESLMEPIDIQELRARGASCRAEELRLELFEKVNNLGIGAQGLGGLTTVLDIKVKDFPAHAANKAVALIPNCAATRHTHFTLDGSGPAYQTAPDLNDWPDIAWEVGDSVRRVNLDTVTREDIKAWKTGETLLLSGKMLTGRDAAHKRMVDMLANGEKLPVDMTGRFIYYVGPVDPVRDEVVGPAGPTTATRMDKFTRTMLEQTGLIGMIGKAERGPVAIEAIRDNEAVYLMAVGGSAYLVSKAITGAKVVAFEDLGMEAIYEFEIVDMPVTVAVDSKGESVHQTGPKIWQARIEERALVI
- a CDS encoding OmpA family protein codes for the protein MKKISAVMGTLLLAVSVSATAQTPEGLYLGPSLGYYYLDSERVISGHDESGVLGLNLGYRFSNDWAIEASYGHDIADADLEVSQINAYYWFGEDNGGWRPYMLAGASYYDRSGSNENNLQSEEKYTHQLQVGLGLSKMIAEQWEFRGDARLHSKVREGGFQGVNDASVNFAVNYYFNKPIAPVVAEPAPAPQPEPPAPEPEKRTITIRLNVEFEFDKAIVRAIYGDELQAVASAMKVHDDITLELEGHTDSRGPDEYNQTLSEDRAAAVKAKIVEDYGIAANRITTSGYGETRPIADNNTDEGRARNRRVVGEMTYTEVVK
- the sbcB gene encoding exodeoxyribonuclease I, which gives rise to MNTLYWHDYETFGIDPARDCPSQFAGIRTNESLEIIGEPLRLYCRPPLDRLPSPMASLVTGITPQDALDKGVPERTFIEQIHRELSVPGTCGVGYNSIRFDDEVTRYTLYRNFYDPYQREWKQGNSRWDIIDMIRLARALRPDGIEWPDYDDGSPCFKLEQLTLANGISHESAHDALSDVMATIAMARVVREKQPQLYQYVYEHRLKHKVAELIDLNHRKPFLHVSGKLPRENGYTALMMPLARHPVNKNAIICFNLMGDARALMELSPEQISERLFTRTDALPEGVARIPLKGVQLNRCPVVATPRLMDAAAAHRLGIDLARCERQWRLLLEQDLTAKLAAVFSSQQYEPCDNAEQALYEGFASEADKALFPVVRSASPSELASDTIHFQDRRYRDLLFLYRAKNFPDTLTDEEQNCWQECRFQQLTNGRGGYLSLNDFYAQIEALHDREDLSERDRTILYALQEWGEQIL
- a CDS encoding aspartate carbamoyltransferase is translated as MEFKGASILSISQFERNDIDRIFRVADRMEPYAQRQKITRVLEGAILGNMFFESSTRTRISFGSAFNLLGGEVRETAGFEASALTKGESLQDTARVLSGFSDIICLRHPQSGSAAAFASSSRVPVINGGDGSNEHPSQALLDLYTIEKELKGRGRQLDGLRVAMIGDLKHGRTVHSLCRLLMLFRHISVELVSPRELAMPRELVEEMRTAGIKVDESDRLEPSIAHVDIVYSTRIQEERFSSKDEADLYRGRFRLNQAIYTSNCEPNTVIMHPLPRDSRAEANELDCDLDSNPNLAIFRQTDNGLLVRMALFSMILDVTHLVEKYATEVCWYNPRLSP
- a CDS encoding 1-acyl-sn-glycerol-3-phosphate acyltransferase, translated to MNEFDDIRPYYDSEVPDVLARLAIDREFIDTLMSIKYRRLGRWMPWLMRPLISRVLRKAFAKIDNVRDFQEAVGTSMANLLRNIGTEVTVSGLEKLDPDSAYLYISNHRDIAMDPAFVNFVLYHNGRDTVRIAIGDNLLTKDFTSDLMRINKSFIVKRSPVGRREKLTALVQLSRYIRFSLLEERASVWIAQREGRAKDGVDKTEKALLKMLSLSKTKEQSFAEAIRELKVVPVAISYELDPLDEAKAKELYTRQTAGAYEKEAHEDLLSIYQGIVGRKGAVHVAFGDPLDRSIDSPEAMAEAVDRQVIGNYHLQPTNLIAYQKLEGDSPQLAHWKAQHPCDWARETRAFEGRILAMPEAYREIVLDMYANPVRSKLKLGLV